A single window of Nicotiana sylvestris chromosome 5, ASM39365v2, whole genome shotgun sequence DNA harbors:
- the LOC138868825 gene encoding uncharacterized mitochondrial protein AtMg00820-like: MQDSEDLEPQSVGECRQRRDWPKWQEAIQSELNSLVKRKVFGPVVQAPNGIKSVGYKCVFLRKRNEKNEVQRYKARLDAQEFSQNPSIDYEKTYSPVMDAITFCYLISFAVHEKLACI; encoded by the coding sequence atgcaagatagtgaggatcttgaacctcaatctgttggagaatgtcgacaaagacgtgattggccaaaatggcaagaagcaatccaatcagaGTTGAATTCACTTGTAAAACGTAaagtttttgggcctgtagtccaaGCACCTAATGGTATTAAGTCTGTTGGCTATAAATGCGTCTTTTTACgcaagagaaatgagaaaaatgaggtacaaagatataaggcacgccttgATGCACAAGAATTTTCACAAAATCCTAGTATCGATTATGAAAAGACATATTCACccgttatggatgctataacattctgttatctcattagttttgctgTCCATGAAAAACTTgcatgcatttaa
- the LOC138868824 gene encoding secreted RxLR effector protein 161-like, whose amino-acid sequence MKSSNLPTRFASDQSAYIEKVLKRFYMDEAHSLSTPMIFRSLDVNKDPFRPQEKNEELLGPEIPYLSAIGALMYLANTTRPGITFSVNILARYSSAPTRRHWNGIKRILRHLKGTTDMGLFYGNNCSPDLVGYTDAGYLSGPHKARSQIGYVFTWGGTTIS is encoded by the coding sequence ATGAAGAGTTCCAATCTGCCTACAAGGTTTGCAAGTGatcaatctgcctacatagaaaaggtattgaaacggttttacatggatgaAGCACATTCATTAAGTACTCCAATGATTtttcgatcacttgatgtgaataaagATCCATTTcgacctcaagaaaagaatgaagagctacttggtcctgaaataccatatcttagtgcaattggtgcactaatgtatcttgctaatactaCAAGGCCTGGCATAACCTTTTCAGTTAAtatcttagcaagatatagctctgctcctacaaggagacattggaatggaatcaaacGCATATTGCGGCATCTAAAAGGAactaccgatatgggcttattttatggcaataattgcaGTCCCGATCTAGTTGGTTATACagatgctgggtatttatctggcccacacaaggctcgatctcaaaTAGGCTATGTGTTTACATGGGGAGGCACTACCATATCTtag